From a region of the Castor canadensis chromosome 7, mCasCan1.hap1v2, whole genome shotgun sequence genome:
- the Artn gene encoding artemin: MELGLGGPSALPHFPWPRRQPALWPTLAALVLLSSVTEASLDPSPHGPATREDPAPVLAPPTGPLSGIRTARLCSGRSRRPLPQTPQPSPTPPGPAPQSSPAASRGGRAARAEGRDSSARATGARGCRLRSQLVPVRALGLGHSSDELVRFRFCSGSCRRARSPHDLSLASLLDAKALRLPPGSRPVSQPCCRPTHYEAVSFMDVNSTWRTVDRLSATACGCLP; this comes from the exons ATGGAACTTGGACTTGGAGGCCCATCTGCGCTGCCCCACTTTCCCTGGCCTAGGCGGCAG CCTGCCCTGTGGCCCACCCTGGCCGCACTGGTCCTGTTGAGTAGTGTCACGGAGGCCTCTCTGGACCCTTCGCCCCACGGCCCCGCCACCCGCGAAGACCCTGCGCCCGTCCTGGCGCCCCCTACCGGCCCCCTCTCCG GGATACGCACTGCGCGTTTGTGTAGCGGAAGATCCCGGCGGCCACTGCCGCAGACTCCCCAGCCGTCACCAACGCCTCCCGGGCCCGCACCGCAGTCCTCTCCCGCTGCGTCCCGAGGGGGCCGCGCGGCGCGGGCGGAGGGCCGGGACAGCAGCGCGCGGGCCACGGGGGCGCGGGGCTGCCGCCTGCGCTCGCAGCTGGTGCCGGTGCGCGCGCTTGGCCTGGGCCACAGCTCCGACGAGCTGGTGCGTTTTCGCTTCTGCAGTGGCTCGTGCCGCCGCGCGCGCTCCCCGCACGACCTGAGCCTGGCCAGCCTGCTGGACGCCAAGGCCCTGAGGCTGCCCCCCGGCTCCCGGCCGGTCAGCCAGCCCTGTTGCCGGCCCACTCACTATGAGGCAGTCTCCTTCATGGACGTGAACAGCACCTGGAGAACCGTGGACCGCCTCTCCGCCACGGCCTGCGGCTGCCTCCCTTAA